A stretch of the Bradyrhizobium arachidis genome encodes the following:
- a CDS encoding MFS transporter translates to MDQNTPKESVKENVKEARAREPVRVALVVLALCFTLSLLGRGLGDSFTVFLKPISESFGWDRAQIVSVYSLTWLASGLTAPFVGRLFDHSGPRSVYALGLLLLGAAFLIAAHAQHLWQLQLSIGLCVGIGVAFIGIVPNSILLGRWFGPRLPTAMSVVYSAMGGGVLALLPVSQILIDHVGWRSTYQIFGFAALGLLFPLLLLPWRMFASGSPHIVKKTGPDVVDDGWTLARATRHHAFWALFSTFFFTAVGMYAIAAQIVAYLIDAGFPPLQAATAWGFSGVVLVFGMLGVSALDGVIGRRPSVLLSYAISILGIFLLWLLQYGPNTILLTGFVVCFGSMMGSRGPLISATAMKIFRGKRVGTIYGTISIGSGLGSAFGSWAGGLIHDATGGYNLLLAFALASVVLGMIPFLVVPALRR, encoded by the coding sequence ATGGACCAGAACACGCCCAAGGAAAGCGTCAAGGAAAACGTCAAGGAAGCAAGAGCGCGCGAGCCGGTGCGCGTGGCCCTCGTCGTGCTCGCGCTCTGCTTCACGCTGTCGTTGCTCGGCCGCGGGCTCGGCGATAGCTTTACCGTGTTCCTGAAGCCGATCTCGGAAAGTTTTGGCTGGGATCGCGCGCAGATCGTCTCGGTCTATTCGCTGACCTGGCTCGCAAGCGGCCTCACCGCGCCGTTCGTCGGACGCCTGTTCGATCACTCCGGACCGCGCTCAGTCTACGCGCTTGGGCTGTTGCTGCTCGGCGCCGCCTTCCTGATCGCGGCGCACGCACAGCATCTCTGGCAGCTCCAGCTCTCGATCGGCCTTTGCGTCGGCATCGGCGTCGCCTTCATCGGCATCGTGCCGAACTCGATCCTGCTCGGCCGCTGGTTCGGCCCACGCCTACCGACCGCGATGTCGGTGGTCTATTCGGCGATGGGTGGCGGCGTGCTCGCGCTGTTGCCGGTCTCGCAGATCCTGATCGACCATGTCGGCTGGCGCAGCACCTACCAGATCTTCGGCTTCGCCGCGCTCGGCCTGCTCTTCCCGCTGCTCTTGCTGCCGTGGCGGATGTTCGCGTCGGGCTCGCCGCATATCGTGAAGAAGACCGGTCCCGATGTCGTCGACGACGGCTGGACGCTCGCCCGCGCAACGCGCCATCACGCGTTCTGGGCACTGTTCTCGACCTTCTTCTTCACCGCCGTCGGCATGTACGCGATCGCCGCCCAGATCGTCGCCTATCTGATCGATGCGGGCTTTCCGCCGTTGCAGGCCGCGACCGCCTGGGGCTTTTCCGGCGTGGTGCTGGTGTTCGGCATGTTAGGGGTGTCCGCGCTCGACGGCGTGATCGGTCGCCGGCCGTCGGTGCTGCTCAGCTACGCGATCTCGATCCTCGGCATCTTCCTGCTCTGGCTGCTGCAATATGGGCCGAACACGATTCTGCTCACCGGCTTCGTCGTTTGCTTCGGCAGCATGATGGGCTCGCGAGGGCCTTTGATCTCCGCAACCGCGATGAAGATCTTCAGGGGTAAGCGGGTCGGCACGATCTACGGAACCATTTCGATCGGCAGCGGTTTGGGTTCGGCGTTCGGCTCATGGGCCGGCGGCCTGATCCATGACGCGACGGGCGGCTACAATCTGCTGCTCGCCTTCGCACTTGCGAGCGTCGTGCTCGGCATGATCCCGTTCCTGGTCGTGCCCGCGTTGCGGCGCTAG
- a CDS encoding DoxX family protein produces the protein MISLSRFQPALLSLFRFITGLLLLQYGIAKIFKFPVVPYFADIPPLIWTAGALELVLGAALMIGLFTRISAFVLSGEMAFAYFMGHMFKSGSPVFLPLLNGGTAAILFCFACLYLSAAGGGPISVDALVRKESGEPSGALAGR, from the coding sequence ATGATCTCTCTCTCTCGCTTTCAGCCGGCTCTGTTGAGCCTGTTTCGCTTCATCACGGGTCTGCTGCTGCTCCAGTACGGCATCGCAAAAATCTTCAAGTTTCCTGTGGTCCCCTACTTCGCCGACATTCCGCCGCTGATCTGGACGGCGGGCGCACTCGAGCTCGTGCTCGGCGCCGCACTGATGATCGGCCTGTTCACGCGGATCTCGGCCTTCGTGCTGTCAGGCGAAATGGCGTTCGCCTACTTCATGGGCCACATGTTCAAGAGCGGCTCGCCGGTGTTCTTGCCGCTGCTAAACGGCGGCACCGCGGCGATCCTGTTCTGCTTCGCCTGTCTCTATCTCTCGGCAGCCGGCGGTGGCCCGATCAGCGTCGATGCGTTGGTCCGCAAGGAAAGCGGCGAGCCGAGCGGCGCCCTGGCAGGACGCTAA